Proteins from a single region of Punica granatum isolate Tunisia-2019 chromosome 8, ASM765513v2, whole genome shotgun sequence:
- the LOC116188754 gene encoding zinc finger MYM-type protein 1-like has product MISPNTQKDLIRACTMETTNAILHELGDEFLAILLDESHDVSVKEQMAVALRFVNSEGCVVEHFLGIVHVSDTSASSLKTAIQFLFLKHNLSLSKGRVQGYDGASNMRGEFNGLKTLIMQENSSAYYVHCFAHQLQLALVAVAKKKPQLAAFFNSVTIIATLVGVSCKRRDLLREKQQNRVLEAFEIGEFSMGKGSNQEISLQRGGDTCWGSHYRLLISLVVMFSSVMEVFQIIEKDCSTVEQRGEAFSLLNVMPTFEFVFILHLMKTILRIMNELSLALQMKDQDIVNAMVLIEVAKQRLQEMRDEG; this is encoded by the coding sequence atgatATCCCCTAATACTCAGAAGGATCTTATCCGTGCTTGCACTATGGAGACCACTAATGCTATTCTCCATGAGCTAGGGGATGAATTCTTAGCTATTTTACTTGATGAATCTCATGATGTTTCGGTTAAGGAACAAATGGCAGTTGCTCTAAGATTTGTTAATTCGGAAGGGTGTGTTGTTGAGCATTTTCTTGGCATTGTTCATGTTAGTGACACTAGCGCTTCTTCACTAAAAACAGCTATtcagtttctttttttgaagCATAATTTGAGCTTGTCTAAAGGGCGGGTGCAAGGCTATGATGGTGCAAGTAACATGCGAGGGGAATTTAATGGACTCAAAACTTTGATCATGCAAGAGAATTCTTCTGCTTATTATGTTCATTGTTTTGCTCATCAACTTCAACTAGCTCTTGTTGCCGTGGCAAAAAAGAAACCGCAACTTGCTGCATTTTTCAACTCAGTGACTATTATAGCTACTCTTGTTGGAGTTTCATGCAAGCGTAGAGATCTTCTTCGAGAGAAGCAACAAAACAGAGTCTTGGAAGCATTTGAAATTGGTGAATTCTCAATGGGTAAGGGTTCAAATCAAGAGATAAGTCTTCAAAGAGGAGGTGATACATGTTGGGGATCTCATTATAGGTTATTGATAAGTTTGGTTGTCATGTTCTCATCGGTTATGGAAGTTTTCCAAATCATTGAGAAAGATTGCTCAACTGTAGAACAGAGAGGTGAAGCATTTTCCTTATTGAATGTTATGCCAACTTTTGAATTTGTGTTCATCTTGCACTTGATGAAAACTATTTTGCGAATCATGAATGAGTTGTCTCTAGCATTGCAAATGAAAGATCAAGATATTGTGAATGCTATGGTTTTGATTGAAGTGGCAAAGCAACGTTTGCAAGAGATGCGGGATGAAGGATGA